The Streptomyces durmitorensis genome contains the following window.
CACGAGAGCAGCATTCCCGTCTGGAGATCGACGCCCTCATCCGAGAGCGTTGCTCTCGCGGTGACTCCCGACGGCTCACCGAGCAGCAGCTGCGCGAACGACACCGGGTACACCCCGAGATCGAGCAGCGAGCCACCGCCCTGCGCCGGGTCACGCAGGCGGTGCGCGGGCGGGAAGGGCCCGGCAAGGCCGAAGTCGGCCTGCACGGTGCGCACCTCGCCGATCGCCCCGTCGTCGATCAGTGCCTTCAGCCGCCTGACCAGCGGATGGCAGTACATCCACATGGCCTCCATCAGGAAGAGGCCCCGCTGCCGGGCGAGTGTCACCAGCTCCCGCGTCTCGCGCGCGTTCAGCGCGAACGCCTTCTCGCAGAGCACCGCGCGGCCCGCGTCCAGGCACAGCCCCGCCGCGGCCCGGTGCGAGGCGTGCGGCGTCGCCACGTACACGACGTCGACGTCCTTGTCCTCGGCGAGCGCGCCCCACTCCCCGTAGGCGCGCGGTATCCCGAACCGCTCGGCGAACGCCTTCGCCGACGCGTCGGTCCTCGACGCCACCGCGACGACCTCCGCGTCCGGCATGTCAAGGAGGTTCGCCGTGAACGACGCGGCGATCCCGCCCGTGGCGAGGATGCCCCAGCGCACGGACTCACGGTTGTCTTCCACCACAGGGGCCCCTGTCCGTACCGCGGAGTACCGCGGAAATGGTCTCAACCAGCACAGCTGAGCTGAGAGCATAGGTAATCGCACGCCTAATCGGGAGGGAAACCGTATGCCGGAGCACGGCAGCCGCACCACGAGGGGGTCCGAAGCCCCCCTCATACGGCAGTCCAGGACGTCGGAACCGGGCCCCGCCACCGCCCCCGCCGCTCCGGCCCGCACCGCCCAGCGCCGCACGGGCCTGCTCGTCACGCTCGTCCTCGGCGGACTCACCGCGGTCCCGCCGCTCTCCATGGACATGTACCTGCCGGCGCTCCCGGAGGTCACCCGCTCCCTGCACACGTCCGCCGCGACCGCGCAGCTGACCCTCACCGCCTGCCTCACCGGCATGGCGCTCGGGCAGCTCGTCGTGGGGCCGATGAGCGACAAGTGGGGGCGGCGCAGACCGCTGCGCATCGGGCTCCTCATCTACGTCCTCGCCACCGCGATCTGCGCGTTCGCGCCCACCGTCGAACTCCTCGTCGGCTTCCGCCTGTTGCAGGGCCTGGCGGGCGCCGCGGGCATCGTCATCGCCCGCGCCGTCGTGCGCGATCTCTACGACGGCGTGGAGATGGCCCGCTTCTTCTCCACGCTCATGCTGATCTCCGGGGTCGTCCCGGTCGTCGCGCCCCTCATCGGCGGCCAGGTCCTGCGCCTCACCGACTGGCACGGCATCTTCGCCGTGCTCACGGTGATCGGCATCGTCCTGACGGCGGTGGTCTGGCGGAGCCTGCCCGAGACGCTCGCCCCGCAGAAGCGGCACAGCGGCGGCACCGTCGAGGCGCTGCGCACCATGAAGTCGCTCCTCGCCGACCGCGTCTTCACCGGGTACATGATCGCGGGCGGCTTCGCCTTCGCCGCGCTGTTCGCGTACATCTCCGCGTCGCCGTTCGTCATCCAGGAGATCTACGGCGCTTCCCCGCAGACCTTCAGCCTCCTCTTCGGCGTGAACTCCGTCGGCCTGATCGTCGTCGGCCAGATCAACGGCAAGCTCCTCGTCGGCCGGGTCAGCCTCGACAAGGCGCTGGCCTTCGGCCTGACGGTCATCGTGCTCGCCGCCACCGCGCTGCTCCTGATGACCTCGGGCGTCTTCGGCGACGTCGGGCTTTTCCCCGTCGCCGCCGGGCTCTTCGTCCTGATGTCCGCGATGGGCCTCGCGATGCCCAACACCAACGCCCTCGCCCTGATGCGCACGCCGCACGCCGCGGGCTCCGCGTCGGCGCTGCTCGGCACGTCCTCCTTCCTCGTCGGCGCGATCGCCTCGCCGCTCGTGGGCATCGCGGGAGAGGCCACGGCCGTCCCGATGGCCGTCGTCCAGCTCGCCTGCGGTCTGGCGGCCATCGGCTGCTTCGTGGGACTGTGCCGCCCCTGGCAGCACTCGGCCAGGCCGACTCGGGAGGGGACGGACCACTGACCGCGCCACGCCTGCTGCGCGCCGGGACGCCGGACCGTGCGGGGCTCGACACGGACGAGATGGCCCACCTCGTACGCGAGGTGCGCGCGCTGACGCGCGGCGAGCGGCCCTGGTGCTCCGGCGCCGTCGTGATCGCCGGACGCGGGCCGGTGATCGCCGTGGAGGAGGCGGTGGGCCGCGCGGTGCGCTATGCCGCGTACGACCCCGAGACGGACGCGGGCGTCGAACTGCCGCCCGCGGAGCAGGTGTTGACCCGCACCGGCACGCCCTTCGACCTGGCCTCGCTGACGAAGCTGTTCACGACGGTCGCCGCGATGCAGCAGCTGGAGCGCGGCACGCTCGGCATCGACGCGCTGGTCTCGGCGTACGTCCCCGAGTTCAGGGCGGCGGCCGAGCACGGCATCACGGTGCGCCAGCTGCTCACGCACACCTCGGGGCTCCGCCCCGAACTCCCGCTGTACGACTGCCCGGACGACGCGGCGCGCCTCGCCGCGCTGCGGGCCGAGGCCCCCTCAGGACCGCCGGGCGACCACCTCTACTCCGACCTGAACATGCTGCTCCTCCAGCACGTCCTGGAGCGCATCACGCGCCGCCCCCTCGACGTCCTGATCCGCGAGGGCATCACCCGGCCGCTCGGCATGGCGGCCACCTCCTTCGGGCCGCGCCCCGACGCCGCGGCCACCGAGGACCAGCGCAGGCCCTGGGCCAAGGCCGACCGGGGGATGCTGCGGGGCGAGGTGCACGACGAGAACGCCTGGGCGCTCGGCGGCGTCGCGGGTCACGCCGGGCTCTTCTCCACCGCACGCGACCTCGCGGTCTTCTGCCGCGCGCTGCTCTGCGGCGGCTCGTACGGCACGGCGCGCATCCTCGGCCCGGACTTCGTGGAGCTGATGCTGACGCCGCCGGGGCTCGGCTTCGCCCTCGACGAGGCGTGGTTCATGGGGGAACTCGCGGGGCGCGGTGCGGCGGGGCACACGGGGTTCACCGGGACGTCGCTGGTCATGGACCCCGCCACGGACACGTTCCTGATCCTCCTGGCGAACACGGTCCACCCGCGGCGCGGGTCTGCCGACAGCGGACCCCGGGCCCGGGCGGCGACCCGCCTGGCCCGCGCGGCCCGCTGAGCGGGGGCTCCGCTGGGGGGGGCGGTGATTCACCTGCGGCCCCGGTGGGGGTTGCTCGCGCAGTTCCCCGCGCCCCTTACGGGGCGTGCTTCGTGCGCCGGCAGCCCTGCCCGTGCGGCCCGGTGCGGCGGTGTCTGCGGCCCCGGTGGGGGTTGCTCGCGCAGTTCCCCGCGCCCCTTACGGGGCGTGCTTCGTGCGCCGGCAGCCCTGCCCGTGCGGCCCGGTGCGGCGGTGTCTGCGGCCCCGGTGGGGGCTGGTCGCGCAGTTCCCCGCGCCCCTTACGGGGCGCCCCGCGCCTGCTGGACGGCCCCGTAGAATCACGGGGTGAACGCCCCGATTTCCCCGGCCTCCCCGGCCGAGACCCTGCGCAGCGCCCTCGCGGGGCTCCTCGACGGGCTTCCGCCCAAGCAGGCCACGCAAGCCGTCGACCGGCTGATCGCCAACTACCGGGGCCGCACCCCGACCGACGCCCCGATCCTGCGCGACCGCGCGGACGTCGCCGCGTACGCCGCGTACCGCATGCCCGCGACCTTCGAGGCGGTGCGTTCCGCGCTCGGTGCCCTCGCGGACGCGGCGCCCGCGGGGTGGGCGCCCGGCAGCCATGTGGACGTCGGCGGCGGGACCGGCGCGGCGACCTGGGCGGTGAGCGCCACCTGGGACGGCGAGCGGCCCGTCACGGTCCTCGACTGGGCGGAGCCGGCCCTCGCGCTGGGGCGTGAACTGGCCGCCGCGAACCCGGTGTTGAAGGCCGCGCAGTGGCAGCGCTCTCGTATCGGAGCGGCGCTCAGCATCGAGAGCACCGATCTCGTCACGGTGTCGTACGTCCTCAAGGAGCTGACGGAGGACGACCGGCGCTCCCTCGTGGACGCGGCGGCGGCAGCGGCCGCCCAGGCCGTCGTCATCGTCGAGCCGGGCACCCCCGACGGCTACACGCGCGTCATTCAGGCGCGGGACCGCCTGATCGCCGCCGGCTTCCGGATCGCCGCACCCTGCCCGCACAGCTCCGCCTGCCCGATCGTGCCCGGCGAGGACTGGTGCCACTTCTCCGCCCGCGTCAGCCGCTCGTCCCTGCACCGGAAGGTCAAGGGCGGCTCACTGGCGTACGAGGACGAGAAGTTCAGCTATGTGGCGGCGGTCCGCTTCGACGCCGATCCGGCGGGCGAGCGCGTCGTGCGCAAGCCGCAGATCCGCAAGGGCCAGGTCCTGCTCGACCTGTGCGCCGCTGACGAAACACTGCACCGCGAGACGGTGACCAAGCGCCACGGACCGCTGTACCGCGCGGCCCGTGACGCGGAGTGGGGCGACGCCTGGCCGCCCCACCAGGAGAGCTAGGGCCCAGGCCCTAGCCGCGCAGCTCCTGCGTGCAGCACTTCACGCTGCCGCCGCCCTTGAGCAGCTCGCCCAGGTCCATGCCGACGGGTTCGTAGCCACGCTCCCGCAGCGGTGCGAAGAGGCCGACCGCGGCCTGCGGGAGCAGCACGTGCAGGCCGTCCGAGACCGCGTTGAGCCCCAGAGCCACCGCGTCCGGCTCATCGGCGATCAGCGCGTCGGGGAAGAGGCGCCGCAGGACGG
Protein-coding sequences here:
- a CDS encoding Gfo/Idh/MocA family protein, with protein sequence MRWGILATGGIAASFTANLLDMPDAEVVAVASRTDASAKAFAERFGIPRAYGEWGALAEDKDVDVVYVATPHASHRAAAGLCLDAGRAVLCEKAFALNARETRELVTLARQRGLFLMEAMWMYCHPLVRRLKALIDDGAIGEVRTVQADFGLAGPFPPAHRLRDPAQGGGSLLDLGVYPVSFAQLLLGEPSGVTARATLSDEGVDLQTGMLLSWESGAHALLHCSINAGTPVTASVTGSKGRIDVPDGFFFPERFVLHRDGRDPEEFTALPEHGPRDSLKHEAAEVMHRLRAGDTESPLVPLDGTLAVMRTLDAVRERIGVRYPGE
- a CDS encoding multidrug effflux MFS transporter, yielding MPEHGSRTTRGSEAPLIRQSRTSEPGPATAPAAPARTAQRRTGLLVTLVLGGLTAVPPLSMDMYLPALPEVTRSLHTSAATAQLTLTACLTGMALGQLVVGPMSDKWGRRRPLRIGLLIYVLATAICAFAPTVELLVGFRLLQGLAGAAGIVIARAVVRDLYDGVEMARFFSTLMLISGVVPVVAPLIGGQVLRLTDWHGIFAVLTVIGIVLTAVVWRSLPETLAPQKRHSGGTVEALRTMKSLLADRVFTGYMIAGGFAFAALFAYISASPFVIQEIYGASPQTFSLLFGVNSVGLIVVGQINGKLLVGRVSLDKALAFGLTVIVLAATALLLMTSGVFGDVGLFPVAAGLFVLMSAMGLAMPNTNALALMRTPHAAGSASALLGTSSFLVGAIASPLVGIAGEATAVPMAVVQLACGLAAIGCFVGLCRPWQHSARPTREGTDH
- a CDS encoding serine hydrolase domain-containing protein, producing the protein MAALGQADSGGDGPLTAPRLLRAGTPDRAGLDTDEMAHLVREVRALTRGERPWCSGAVVIAGRGPVIAVEEAVGRAVRYAAYDPETDAGVELPPAEQVLTRTGTPFDLASLTKLFTTVAAMQQLERGTLGIDALVSAYVPEFRAAAEHGITVRQLLTHTSGLRPELPLYDCPDDAARLAALRAEAPSGPPGDHLYSDLNMLLLQHVLERITRRPLDVLIREGITRPLGMAATSFGPRPDAAATEDQRRPWAKADRGMLRGEVHDENAWALGGVAGHAGLFSTARDLAVFCRALLCGGSYGTARILGPDFVELMLTPPGLGFALDEAWFMGELAGRGAAGHTGFTGTSLVMDPATDTFLILLANTVHPRRGSADSGPRARAATRLARAAR
- a CDS encoding small ribosomal subunit Rsm22 family protein, giving the protein MNAPISPASPAETLRSALAGLLDGLPPKQATQAVDRLIANYRGRTPTDAPILRDRADVAAYAAYRMPATFEAVRSALGALADAAPAGWAPGSHVDVGGGTGAATWAVSATWDGERPVTVLDWAEPALALGRELAAANPVLKAAQWQRSRIGAALSIESTDLVTVSYVLKELTEDDRRSLVDAAAAAAAQAVVIVEPGTPDGYTRVIQARDRLIAAGFRIAAPCPHSSACPIVPGEDWCHFSARVSRSSLHRKVKGGSLAYEDEKFSYVAAVRFDADPAGERVVRKPQIRKGQVLLDLCAADETLHRETVTKRHGPLYRAARDAEWGDAWPPHQES